A portion of the Oncorhynchus gorbuscha isolate QuinsamMale2020 ecotype Even-year linkage group LG07, OgorEven_v1.0, whole genome shotgun sequence genome contains these proteins:
- the LOC124039209 gene encoding charged multivesicular body protein 2a → MEFLFGKRKTPEEMLRQNQRALNRAMRDLDRERQRLEQQEKKIIADIKKMAKQGQMDAVKIMAKDLVRTRHYVKKFIMMRANIQAVSLKIQTLKSNNSMAQAMKGVTKAMATMNRQMKLPQIQKIMMEFERQSEIMDMKEEMMNDALDDAMGDEDDEEESDAVVSQVLDELGLNLSDELSNLPSTGGSLSVAGGKKSEPQPALADADADLEERLNNLRRD, encoded by the exons ATGGAGTTCCTGTTTGGGAAGAGGAAGACCCCAGAGGAGATGCTGAGGCAGAACCAGAGGGCACTGAATCGAGCCATGAGAGATCTGGACAGAGAGCGACAAAGACTGGAGCAGCAGGAGAAGAAAATCATAGCTGACATTAAGAAAATGGCCAAACAGGGACAGATG GATGCTGTCAAGATCATGGCGAAGGACTTGGTTCGCACAAGGCACTATGTGAAGAAATTTATTATGATGAGGGCAAATATCCAGGCAGTCAGTCTGAAAATCCAGACTCTCAAGTCAAACAACAGCATGGCACAGGCAATGAAAGGAGTCACCAAAGCCATGGCTACCATGAACAGACAG ATGAAGTTGCCACAGATTCAGAAGATCATGATGGAATTTGAACGACAGAGTGAGATCATGGACATGAAAGAGGAGATGATGAATGATGCCTTAGATGATGCCAtgggtgatgaggatgatgaagaAGAGAG TGATGCTGTTGTGTCCCAAGTGTTGGACGAGCTGGGTCTCAATCTCTCTGACGAACTCTCAA ATCTGCCATCCACGGGAGGTAGCCTCTCAGTGGCAGGTGGGAAGAAATCTGAACCCCAGCCAGCTCTGGCAGATGCAGATGCTGACCTGGAGGAGAGACTGAATAACCTCAGGAGAGACTGA
- the LOC124039867 gene encoding LOW QUALITY PROTEIN: male-specific lethal 1-like 1 (The sequence of the model RefSeq protein was modified relative to this genomic sequence to represent the inferred CDS: deleted 1 base in 1 codon): MTMRSTLFANAGFKLDTERIDFDKSQVGNANVVNSITIKRETCDFVIDVHDVHGDIHNTGGENLSKTKIIDQKYIIRAPVVAAQNKAGGALVQGDNWESTGVPSSSVRQMGGEGIPMKGKNFLSDGMDNKELVSNNNSKDAGTDDSTRGVSPGGVVNTASIEFSTEGKWRNIRKNPANPHTQATCLRQILLLQLDLIEQQQQQLQSKDKEIDELKADKETLLARIERMERRLQLTRKDPRDKRLFQPLEPWTPDKEDLWDLEVCDSPQTPTPRTIPFSRGGKGLKRKFCFLDSKIQKSRGGKGSKFTSPKSECGAGSPYQRELRSKETPEKMGFGRSLVERDTLYPSKEDPERTDQMEELPFMSTTEMYLCRWHQPPPSPQREPSPSPKKEEVVAIPSWKENSMEPLDEEAASDIPEMLDDSVFLKRHAKLELDEKRRKRWDIQRIREQRMFQRLQQRMNKKKGIQESEPEVSSFYPDTEDVESIIITPFLPVVAFGRPLPKLTQQNFDLPWQRSRCRIEVPKKHTPHRTCRK, from the exons ATGACTATGAGATCCACTTTGTTTGCTAATGCAGGATTTAAGCTGGACACTGAGAGAATTGACTTTGACAAATCACAAGTTGGAAATGCAAATGTTGTGAACTCTATAACAATCAAGAGAGAAACCTGTGACTTTGTCATAGATGTCCATGACGTACACGGGGACATCCACAACACTGGAGGGGAGAACCTCAGCAAAACTAAGATCATAGACCAGAAATACATAATTCGGGCCCCAGTGGTGGCTGCACAAAATAAAGCAGGAGGGGCACTAGTTCAAGGTGACAATTGGGAAAGCACAGGGGTGCCGTCATCCTCTGTCAGACAAATGGGGGGTGAGGGAATCCCAATGAAAGGTAAAAACTTTCTGAGTGATGGTATGGATAATAAAGAGTTGGTTTCAAACAATAACTCCAAGGATGCTGGTACTGATGATAGCACCAGAGGGGTCTCCCCTGGAGGAGTTGTCAACACTGCATCCATTGAGTTCAGCACAGAGGGCAAGTGGAGGAACATCAGAAAAAACCCTGCTAACCCCCACACACAGGCCACCTGCCTCCGGCAGATTCTCCTCCTTCAGCTGGACTTGATtgaacaacagcaacaacagctgCAGTCCAAGGACAAGGAGATAGATGAGCTGAAAGCAGACAAGGAGACG TTGCTGGCGCGTATTGAGCGCATGGAGCGTCGCTTGCAGCTGACGAGGAAGGACCCACGTGATAAGCGCCTATTTCAGCCACTAGAGCCCTGGACCCCAGATAAAGAGGACCTGTGGGATCTAGAAGTGTGTGACAGCCCACAGACTCCCACCCCCAGGACAATCCCCTTCAGTCGAGGCGGCAAAGGCCTCAAGAG GAAATTTTGCTTCCTGGACTCAAAAATCCAGAAGTCACGAGGAGGGAAAGGCTCTAAGTTCACCTCCCCTAAGTCAGAGTGTGGAGCTGGCTCACCATATCAGAGGGAGCTGCGCAGTAAAGAGACCCCAGAGAAGATGGGGTTTGGTCGGTCACTGGTGGAGAGGGATACTCTGTACCCGAGCAAAGAGGACCCGGAGCGCACCGATCAGATGGAGGAGCTCCCTTTCATGTCTACTACTGAGATGTACCTGTGTCGCTGGCATCAGCCGCCCCCCTCCCCCCAACGTGAGCCATCCCCATCCCCGAAGAAAGAGGAGGTTGTAGCCA TTCCATCCTGGAAGGAAAACAGTATGGAGCCCTTGGATGAGGAGGCTGCCAGTGACATcccagag ATGTTGGACGACAGTGTCTTTTTGAAGCGCCATGCAAAGCTGGAGTTGGATGAGAAGAGAAGAAAAAG ATGGGACATTCAGCGTATCCGTGAGCAGCGCATGTTTCAGCGCCTCCAGCAGCGCATGAACAAGAAGAAGGGGATCCAGGAGAGTGAGCCAGAGGTCTCCTCATTTTACCCGGACACTGAGGATG TCGAGTCCATAATCATCACCCCTTTCCTACCTGTGGTGGCCTTTGGCCGGCCATTGCCGAAGCTTACTCAACA GAACTTTGACCTGCCTTGGCAGCGAAGCCGCTGCCGCATCGAGGTG CCAAAAAAACACACGCCACATCGTACCTGTCGGAAGTGA